In the Burkholderia glumae LMG 2196 = ATCC 33617 genome, one interval contains:
- a CDS encoding acetate/propionate family kinase yields the protein MRILSLLAINTGSSSIKFAVFAHAPHGDPERRPLHAGQACDEGAGMTIRFDDEPPRPLPPHGSGAPYRAALAQVVAWLRERLPHVAVGAVAHRVVHGGARYGEPVLLDAAVMDTLRSLAPLAPLHQPHSLDAIEVLRAAFPGAAHIAVFDTAFHRSLPRVEQLLPLPHAWFEQGVRRYGFHGLSYEYLSVVLDESFGCRARVIAAHLGSGASLCAMREGRSIATTMGFSALDGLMMNTRCGSLDPGVILHLLEAGATNGQALGRMLYHGSGLLGVSGISGDPRVLLAHEASGDGRAHDALALYVHRIVREAGALAALLGGLDLLVFTAGVGEHCAPLRERICTALGWLGIELDASANAAHAHVVSTPASKVTVVVEPANEAWIVARDAARLMRAIRRD from the coding sequence ATGCGCATTCTCTCGCTGCTCGCGATCAACACCGGCTCGTCGAGCATCAAGTTCGCCGTGTTCGCCCATGCACCGCACGGCGATCCCGAGCGCCGGCCGCTGCATGCGGGGCAGGCGTGCGACGAGGGCGCCGGCATGACGATCCGCTTCGACGACGAGCCGCCACGCCCGCTGCCCCCGCACGGCAGCGGCGCCCCCTATCGCGCCGCGCTCGCGCAGGTCGTGGCCTGGTTGCGCGAGCGGCTGCCGCATGTCGCGGTGGGCGCCGTCGCCCACCGCGTCGTGCACGGCGGCGCGCGCTACGGCGAGCCGGTGCTGCTCGACGCCGCGGTAATGGACACGCTGCGCTCGCTGGCGCCGCTGGCACCGCTGCACCAGCCGCACAGCCTCGACGCGATCGAGGTTCTCCGGGCAGCGTTTCCGGGCGCGGCGCACATCGCGGTATTCGACACCGCCTTTCATCGCAGCCTGCCGCGTGTCGAGCAGCTGCTGCCGTTGCCGCATGCCTGGTTCGAGCAGGGCGTGCGCCGCTACGGGTTCCATGGCCTGTCCTACGAATACCTCAGCGTCGTACTCGACGAGTCGTTCGGCTGCCGCGCGCGCGTGATCGCCGCCCACCTGGGCAGCGGCGCGAGCCTCTGCGCGATGCGCGAGGGCCGCAGCATCGCGACCACCATGGGCTTCTCCGCGCTCGACGGCCTGATGATGAACACCCGGTGCGGCAGCCTCGACCCCGGCGTGATCCTGCACCTGCTCGAGGCCGGAGCGACGAACGGCCAGGCCCTGGGCCGGATGCTCTATCACGGGTCCGGCCTGCTCGGCGTCTCCGGCATCTCGGGCGACCCGCGCGTGCTGCTCGCGCACGAGGCGTCCGGCGACGGGCGGGCGCACGACGCGCTGGCCCTCTACGTGCACCGCATCGTGCGCGAGGCCGGCGCGCTGGCCGCCCTGCTCGGCGGCCTCGACCTGCTGGTGTTCACCGCCGGCGTCGGCGAGCATTGCGCGCCTTTGCGCGAACGCATCTGCACCGCGCTGGGCTGGCTCGGCATCGAACTCGACGCATCCGCCAACGCGGCCCACGCGCATGTCGTCTCGACGCCGGCGAGCAAGGTGACGGTGGTGGTCGAGCCGGCCAACGAAGCCTGGATCGTGGCGCGCGACGCGGCGCGCCTCATGCGTGCCATCCGCCGCGATTGA
- a CDS encoding PHA/PHB synthase family protein, with the protein MNASTSPERDGRERRDDACGAPAGEPRRQPHAPLRAEARARREAARAGGASPRRGTAREPATAAQQWDQVARANVAAATLGLSPISLALALIDWGAHLAISPGTCLELALRPWQGAAAAPGADPGAAGPAAADPRFASPAWSAWPFRAYRDGFLAVQRWWRDATREVPGVERHHEELVGFLARQWLDACCPGNFILTNPLVLEATLSSGGANLAAGLRHWLEDLDAGLDRAGGVRPRAAQAYLPGREVALTPGRVAWRNALCELLQYDAVTARVTREPILIVPSWIMKYYILDLQPHNSLIRFLVEAGHTVFVLSWRNPGAESRDLGLDDYLRDGCLAGLEWVREHCGEAVHAVGYCLGGTLLAMGAAALARDGRQHRMLRSISLLAAQTDFSEPGELGLFIDASELSALDALMWRQGYLDGSQMSAAFQLLNARDLIWSRMMSEYLLGKRTKPSDLMAWNADTTRMPYRMHSEYLTRLFLDNDLAAGRYSVEGRPVALSDLEVPAFVVGTERDHVSPWRSVYRLHLLTHNALTFVLTAGGHNAGIVSEPGHPGRYYRCATREAGAPYRSRHDFLAQVPSVDGSWWICWRDWLRAHSSGETAARVADARLAPAPGSYVLET; encoded by the coding sequence ATGAACGCGTCGACGAGTCCGGAACGGGACGGCCGCGAGCGTCGCGACGATGCCTGCGGCGCGCCGGCTGGCGAGCCGCGCCGCCAGCCGCACGCGCCGTTGCGCGCCGAGGCCCGCGCGCGTCGCGAGGCGGCGCGCGCGGGCGGCGCCTCGCCGCGGCGCGGCACCGCGCGGGAGCCGGCCACGGCCGCGCAACAATGGGACCAGGTGGCAAGGGCCAACGTCGCGGCGGCCACGCTCGGGCTCTCGCCGATCTCGCTGGCGCTCGCGCTGATCGACTGGGGCGCGCATCTGGCGATTTCGCCGGGGACCTGCCTCGAGCTGGCGCTGCGGCCCTGGCAAGGCGCCGCGGCGGCGCCGGGCGCCGATCCGGGCGCCGCCGGGCCGGCCGCCGCCGACCCCCGCTTTGCGTCGCCGGCATGGTCGGCTTGGCCGTTTCGCGCCTATCGCGACGGTTTTCTGGCGGTCCAGCGCTGGTGGCGCGACGCGACGCGCGAGGTGCCCGGCGTCGAACGCCATCACGAGGAGCTGGTCGGCTTTCTGGCGCGCCAATGGCTCGACGCCTGCTGCCCCGGCAATTTCATCCTGACCAACCCGCTGGTGCTTGAGGCGACGCTGAGCAGCGGCGGCGCGAATCTCGCCGCCGGCCTGCGCCACTGGCTGGAGGATCTGGACGCCGGGCTCGATCGCGCCGGTGGCGTGCGCCCCCGGGCGGCGCAAGCCTACCTGCCGGGGCGCGAGGTCGCGCTCACGCCGGGACGCGTGGCATGGCGCAACGCGCTGTGCGAGCTGCTGCAATACGATGCCGTCACGGCGCGCGTGACGCGCGAGCCGATCCTGATCGTGCCGTCGTGGATCATGAAGTACTACATCCTCGACCTGCAGCCGCACAATTCCCTGATCCGCTTCCTGGTCGAGGCGGGCCATACCGTGTTCGTCCTGTCATGGCGCAACCCGGGGGCGGAGTCGCGCGATCTCGGGCTCGACGACTATCTGCGCGACGGATGCCTGGCCGGGCTCGAGTGGGTGCGCGAGCACTGCGGCGAAGCGGTCCATGCGGTCGGGTATTGCCTCGGCGGCACGCTGCTGGCAATGGGCGCGGCGGCGCTGGCGCGCGACGGGCGTCAGCACCGGATGCTGCGCTCCATCAGCTTGCTGGCGGCCCAGACCGATTTCAGCGAGCCGGGAGAGCTGGGGCTTTTCATCGATGCCAGCGAATTGTCCGCGCTGGACGCGCTGATGTGGCGGCAAGGCTACCTGGACGGCTCGCAGATGTCCGCGGCGTTCCAGCTGCTCAATGCGCGCGACCTGATCTGGTCGCGCATGATGAGCGAGTACCTGCTCGGCAAGCGCACCAAGCCCAGCGACCTGATGGCGTGGAACGCCGACACCACGCGCATGCCGTACCGGATGCACTCGGAATACCTGACGCGGCTGTTTCTCGACAATGATTTGGCGGCCGGCCGCTACAGCGTCGAGGGCCGGCCGGTGGCGCTGTCGGACCTCGAGGTGCCGGCCTTCGTGGTGGGCACCGAGCGCGATCACGTCTCGCCCTGGCGCTCGGTCTACCGGCTCCATCTGCTCACGCACAACGCACTGACCTTCGTGCTGACGGCGGGCGGCCACAATGCCGGCATCGTCTCCGAGCCGGGCCACCCTGGGCGTTACTACCGCTGCGCCACGCGCGAGGCGGGGGCGCCCTATCGCAGCCGGCACGACTTCCTGGCGCAGGTTCCGAGCGTGGACGGCTCGTGGTGGATCTGCTGGCGCGACTGGCTGCGCGCGCATTCCTCGGGCGAGACGGCGGCGCGCGTGGCCGACGCGCGGCTCGCCCCCGCCCCCGGCAGCTACGTGCTCGAAACATGA
- a CDS encoding bifunctional enoyl-CoA hydratase/phosphate acetyltransferase — MNPAQRPEQPDWRGRRLPGLLPRGRAAPPLVERARRLPPLAIAVVHPCDASSLGALAALHDSPLGGLLAPLIVAPRARLARVAAEAGIDASRWPLDEVPHSHAAAARAVELAAAGRVGAIMKGSLHTDELMGAVVAAGSGLHTGKRISHCFLVESPAYARPFILTDAAVNIAPDLAQKAAITQNAIDLAHTLGVGCPRVAVLCAVETVNPAMRATLDAAALAKMAERGQLAGAIVDGPLAFDNAVSRRAALDKGIASPVAGRAEVLVVPDIEAGNLLAKQLEYLGGAASAGIVLGARVPIVLTSRADGAAARIASCALAMYLAQTPGRSPAALAEAP; from the coding sequence ATGAACCCCGCGCAGCGGCCCGAGCAGCCCGACTGGCGCGGCCGCCGCCTGCCCGGCCTGCTGCCGCGCGGCCGCGCCGCGCCGCCCCTGGTCGAGCGCGCCCGGCGCCTGCCGCCGCTCGCGATCGCGGTGGTGCATCCCTGCGACGCGAGCAGCCTCGGCGCCTTGGCGGCGCTTCACGATTCGCCCCTGGGCGGGCTGCTCGCGCCGCTGATCGTCGCGCCGCGCGCGCGGCTGGCGCGCGTGGCGGCCGAGGCCGGCATCGACGCCTCGCGCTGGCCGCTCGACGAGGTACCGCACAGCCACGCCGCGGCCGCGCGCGCCGTCGAGCTGGCGGCGGCCGGCCGGGTCGGCGCGATCATGAAGGGCAGCCTGCATACCGACGAGCTGATGGGGGCGGTGGTGGCGGCCGGCTCGGGCCTGCACACCGGCAAGCGGATCTCCCACTGCTTCCTGGTCGAATCGCCCGCCTACGCGCGGCCTTTCATCCTGACCGATGCGGCGGTCAATATCGCCCCGGACCTGGCGCAAAAGGCCGCCATCACGCAGAACGCGATCGATCTGGCCCACACGCTCGGCGTGGGATGCCCGCGGGTGGCCGTGCTGTGCGCGGTCGAGACGGTGAATCCGGCGATGCGGGCCACGCTCGATGCCGCCGCGCTGGCGAAGATGGCCGAGCGCGGCCAGCTCGCGGGCGCCATCGTCGACGGCCCGCTGGCCTTCGACAACGCAGTATCGCGCCGTGCCGCGCTCGACAAGGGGATCGCTTCACCGGTGGCCGGGCGCGCCGAGGTGCTGGTGGTGCCCGATATCGAAGCCGGCAACCTGCTCGCCAAGCAGCTCGAATACCTGGGCGGGGCGGCCAGCGCCGGCATCGTGCTGGGTGCGCGCGTGCCGATCGTGCTGACCAGCCGCGCCGACGGCGCCGCGGCTCGCATCGCCTCCTGTGCCCTGGCGATGTACCTGGCGCAGACGCCCGGCCGCTCGCCGGCCGCGCTCGCCGAGGCGCCGTGA